The Syngnathus scovelli strain Florida chromosome 18, RoL_Ssco_1.2, whole genome shotgun sequence genome contains a region encoding:
- the map3k15 gene encoding mitogen-activated protein kinase kinase kinase 15 isoform X2 produces MEAGQSAQAADCMAGEHSAAMCMLERERERDRERAELSSPSPPAKQRSLRVVYVLNDGLKAVMASSPESGALQCLQRACDAESALLTTVTFGRLDFGETSVLDSFYDADIAVVDMSDVFRQPSLFYHLGVRESFDMANNVILYHDTDPDTAQSLKDMVAQKNTASSGNYYFIPYIVTPNHEYTCCESDAQRRASEYMQPSWDNLLGPLCVPLMDRFTSLLKDIHVTSCASFKDTLLNDIRKAREKYQGEELAKELSRIKLRIDNTEVLTQDIVMNLLFSYRDIQDYDAMVKLVQTLEMLPTCDLATQPMIQFHYAFALNRRNSPGDREQALRVMLHVLQSCEHPAPDMFCLCGRIYKDIFLDSDCKDTKNRDNAIQWYRKGFELQPTLYSGINLAVLLIVAGQQFESSMELRKIGVRLNSLLGRKGSLEKMNNYWDVGQFFTVSMLASDIPKATQAAEKLFKLKPPLWYLRSVVQNLQLIQRFKKQLVEHSPQRDRLNFWMDIIVEATQGTTNRLRFPVLILEPTKVYQPSYVSINNEAEEKNVSIWHVSPAETKGIHEWNFTAMSIKGISISKFDERCCFLYVHDNSDDFQIYFSTEEQCARFCSMVKEMISDGTGNSVELEGEGDGDTLEYEYDTDETGDRVVLGRGTYGVVYAGRDVSNQVRIAIKEIPERDSRYSQPLHEEIALHKYLKHRNIVQYLGSVSENGYIKIFMEQVPGGSLSALLRSKWGPLKEATIIFYTRQILEGLRYLHENQIVHRDIKGDNVLVNTYSGVLKISDFGTSKRLAGVNPCTETFTGTLQYMAPEIIDKGPRGYGAPADIWSLGCTIIEMATGKPPFHELGEPQAAMFKVGMFKIHPEIPESLSPEAKSFILRCFEPDPHKRALASDLLKDTFVRHNAKGKKSKIAFKASDYIHVSLPVQLQCEAAGSSSSEHGSMSPDCDSKHDVFFHKKKSSGSENLLKPPNSNYLSVPDEGSVSEDRSGAPPSPEDRDGGLFLLKKDSERRAILFKVLNEDQEKVISNLKENYIQGSEELQLSVEHIKQIICILRDFIHSPERRVMAATISKLKLDLDFDSTSINQIQLVLFGFQDSVNKVLRNHHIKPHWMFAMDNIIRRAVQAAITILIPELQTHFGPASDCEGAEKEDEVDEEEADFGPVLASAEPGTPAEPAPHSAVPHPTHEHQRSHHHQMGAQLGRLKQETSRLLEELLHKEREYQQVLKATLQQRTQDLDLVRVRHRPPDISPPSIFHIPADHEPDKQLADWLKKEGADPETIDKFALEEYTLTDVLNEVTRDDLRCLRLRGGVLCRIWRAIQRHRERARPKEDERSEDEA; encoded by the exons ATGGAAGCCGGCCAGAGCGCGCAAGCGGCGGATTGCATGGCGGGCGAGCATTCGgccgctatgtgtatgctggagCGGGAGCGAGAGCGGGACCGGGAGCGGGCTGAGCTGTCCAGCCCCAGCCCGCCGGCCAAGCAGCGCTCCCTGCGGGTGGTTTACGTGCTGAACGACGGGCTGAAGGCGGTGATGGCGAGCAGCCCGGAGTCCGGCGCCCTGCAGTGTCTGCAGCGGGCGTGCGACGCCGAGAGCGCCCTGCTCACCACCGTCACCTTCGGCAGGCTCGACTTTGGGGAGACCTCCGTGCTGGACAGCTTTTACGACGCAG ACATTGCGGTGGTGGACATGAGCGACGTCTTCCGCCAGCCGTCCTTGTTCTACCACCTGGGCGTGAGGGAGAGCTTCGACATGGCCAACAACGTCATCTTGTACCACGACACCGACCCCGACACGGCGCAGTCGCTCAAG GATATGGTTGCTCAGAAGAACACA GCATCCAGCGGCAACTACTACTTCATCCCCTACATCGTGACGCCCAACCACGAGTACACCTGCTGTGAGAGCGACGCCCAGCGGAGGGCCAGCGAGTACATGCAGCCCAGCTGGGACAACCTCTTGGGGCCTCTGTGTGTCCCCCTAATGGACCGCTTCACCAGCCTGCTCAAGGACATACATGTCACATCCTG CGCCTCCTTTAAGGACACCTTGCTCAACGACATCCGGAAGGCCAGGGAGAAGTATCAAGGCGAGGAGCTGGCTAAGGAGCTCTCCCGCATCAAGCTCCGCATCGACAACACCGAAGTCCTCACGCAGGACATTGTCATGAATCTGCTCTTCTCTTACAGGGACATTCAG GACTACGATGCCATGGTCAAACTGGTGCAGACCTTGGAGATGCTGCCTACTTGTGACCTGGCGACACAGCCCATGATCCAGTTCCACTACGCCTTTGCGTTAAACAG GAGGAACAGTCCTGGGGACAGGGAGCAGGCCCTACGCGTGATGCTCCACGTCCTACAGTCGTGCGAACACCCGGCTCCTGACATGTTCTGCCTGTGCGGGCGAATATACAAGGATATTTTCCTGGACTCTGACTGCAAGGACACTAAGAACAGGGACAACGCTATACAGTG GTACAGGAAGGGCTTTGAGCTGCAGCCTACCCTCTACTCAGGAATTAACCTGGCCGTCCTCCTCATAGTCGCTGGCCAACAATTTGAGAGCTCCATGGAATTGAGGAAAATTG GTGTTAGGTTGAACAGTCTGTTGGGACGCAAAGGTTCCCTGGAGAAAATGAACAACTACTGGGATGTGGGCCAGTTCTTCACTGTTAGCATGCTGGCTAGCGACATCCCTAAAGCCACCCAAGCTGCTGAGAAGCTCTTTAAGCTGAAGCCACCTCTCTG GTACTTGCGTTCTGTGGTGCAGAACCTACAGCTGATCCAGAGGTTTAAAAAGCAGTTGGTGGAACATTCCCCCCAGAGGGACAGACTCAACTTCTGGATGGATATCATCGTGGAGGCCACACAGGGCACCACCAACCGACTGCGTTTTCCC GTGCTGATCCTGGAGCCCACTAAAGTGTACCAGCCTTCTTACGTGTCCATCAACAATGAGGCGGAAGAGAAGAACGTCTCCATCTGGCACGTGTCCCCTGCTGAAACG AAAGGCATACATGAATGGAACTTCACCGCCATGTCTATCAAAGGCATCAG CATCAGCAAGTTTGACGAACGTTGCTGCTTCCTCTATGTCCACGACAACTCTGATGACTTCCAGATTTATTTCTCCACCGAGGAGCAGTGTGCTCG GTTCTGCTCCATGGTGAAGGAGATGATATCAGATGGTACGGGTAACTCCGTGGAGTTGGAGGGCGAAGGAGACGGAGACACCTTGGAG TACGAGTACGACACGGACGAGACGGGCGACCGGGTAGTGCTCGGGCGAGGCACCTACGGAGTGGTGTACGCCGGGAGGGACGTCAGCAACCAGGTCCGAATTGCCATCAAGGAGATTCCGGAGCGAGACAGCAG GTACTCGCAACCTCTTCACGAAGAAATTGCCCTCCACAAGTACTTGAAGCACAGGAACATCGTTCAGTACTTGGGCTCCGTTTCCGAGAATGGATACATCAAGATCTTCATGGAGCAAGTCCCTGGAG GGAGCTTGTCAGCATTGCTGCGCTCCAAGTGGGGTCCGCTGAAGGAAGCCACCATCATCTTCTACACCCGGCAGATCCTGGAGGGCCTGCGCTACCTGCACGAGAACCAGATCGTCCACAGGGACATCAAG GGTGACAACGTGCTGGTCAACACCTACAGTGGCGTCCTGAAGATTTCAGACTTTGGTACCTCCAAGCGGCTGGCAGGAGTCAACCCCTGCACCGAGACCTTCACAG GCACTCTGCAGTACATGGCTCCGGAGATCATCGACAAGGGTCCCCGCGGTTACGGAGCCCCGGCCGATATCTGGTCGCTTGGATGCACCATCATCGAAATGGCAACCGGGAAACCTCCTTTCCATGAGCTGGGCGAGCCGCAAGCCGCCATGTTTAAG GTGGGCATGTTCAAAATCCACCCGGAGATCCCCGAGTCTTTGTCGCCGGAGGCGAAGTCGTTCATCCTGCGCTGCTTCGAGCCCGACCCCCACAAGCGAGCGCTGGCCTCCGACCTTCTGAAGGACACCTTTGTGCGACACAACGCCAAGGGCAAGAAGAGCAAGATCGCATTCAAGGCCTCAG ACTACATCCACGTTTCGCTGCCGGTGCAGCTCCAGTGCGAGGCCGCGGGGAGCAGCAGCAGTGAGCACGGTTCCATGAGTCCCGACTGCGACTCCAAACACGACGTCTTCTTCCACAAAAAGAAAAGCTCTGGCTCGGAGAACCTGCTCAAGCCGCCCAACTCCAACTACCTGAG cgttCCGGACGAGGGTTCGGTGTCGGAGGACCGCAGCGGGGCCCCGCCCTCACCGGAGGACAGGGACGGCGGCCTCTTCTTGCTCAAGAAGGATAGTGAGAGGAGAGCTATTTTGTTCAAGGTCCTCAACGAGGACCAGGAGAAGGTCATCTCCAACCTGAAGGAGAATTACATCCAG GGCAGCGAGGAGCTGCAACTGTCggtggagcacatcaagcagaTCATCTGCATCCTGCGAGACTTCATCCATTCCCCAGAGAGGCGCGTCATGGCGGCCACCATCTCCAAGCTCAAGTTGGACCTGGATTTTGACTCTACCTCCATCAACCAGATCCAGTTGGTGCTTTTCGGCTTCCAGGACTCA GTGAACAAGGTCTTGAGGAATCATCACATCAAACCTCACTGGATGTTCGCCATGGACAACATCATCCGCAGGGCTGTGCAGGCCGCCATCACTATTCTCATTCCAG AGCTTCAGACGCACTTCGGCCCAGCgtcggactgcgagggagcggagAAGGAGGATGAGGTggatgaggaggaggcagaCTTCGGTCCGGTGTTGGCCTCGGCTGAGCCCGGGACCCCCGCCGAGCCCGCGCCGCATTCGGCTGTGCCACACCCGACCCACGAGCACCAGCGCTCGCACCACCACCAGATGGGCGCGCAACTGGGCCGCCTCAAGCAAGAGACCAGCAG GCTTCTGGAGGAACTGTTGCACAAGGAGCGAGAGTACcagcaggtgctgaaagccacgCTGCAACAGCGCACCCAAGACCTGGACCTGGTCCGAGTCCGTCACAGACCACCAG ACATTTCTCCTCCCTCCATCTTCCACATTCCGGCGGACCACGAGCCGGACAAGCAACTCGCCGATTGGCTGAAGAAGGAGGGGGCGGACCCGGAGACTATCGATAAG TTTGCGCTGGAAGAATACACGCTGACTGACGTCCTGAACGAGGTCACCAGAGATGATTTACGCTGTCTCCGCCTCAG GGGCGGCGTCCTGTGCCGGATCTGGCGGGCTATCCAGAGGCACCGGGAGCGAGCGAGGCCGAAGGAAGACGAACGCTCGGAGGACGAAGCCTGA
- the map3k15 gene encoding mitogen-activated protein kinase kinase kinase 15 isoform X1 yields MEAGQSAQAADCMAGEHSAAMCMLERERERDRERAELSSPSPPAKQRSLRVVYVLNDGLKAVMASSPESGALQCLQRACDAESALLTTVTFGRLDFGETSVLDSFYDADIAVVDMSDVFRQPSLFYHLGVRESFDMANNVILYHDTDPDTAQSLKDMVAQKNTKAVGPSALGFPWVQLPPEYRGSGLRNQASSGNYYFIPYIVTPNHEYTCCESDAQRRASEYMQPSWDNLLGPLCVPLMDRFTSLLKDIHVTSCASFKDTLLNDIRKAREKYQGEELAKELSRIKLRIDNTEVLTQDIVMNLLFSYRDIQDYDAMVKLVQTLEMLPTCDLATQPMIQFHYAFALNRRNSPGDREQALRVMLHVLQSCEHPAPDMFCLCGRIYKDIFLDSDCKDTKNRDNAIQWYRKGFELQPTLYSGINLAVLLIVAGQQFESSMELRKIGVRLNSLLGRKGSLEKMNNYWDVGQFFTVSMLASDIPKATQAAEKLFKLKPPLWYLRSVVQNLQLIQRFKKQLVEHSPQRDRLNFWMDIIVEATQGTTNRLRFPVLILEPTKVYQPSYVSINNEAEEKNVSIWHVSPAETKGIHEWNFTAMSIKGISISKFDERCCFLYVHDNSDDFQIYFSTEEQCARFCSMVKEMISDGTGNSVELEGEGDGDTLEYEYDTDETGDRVVLGRGTYGVVYAGRDVSNQVRIAIKEIPERDSRYSQPLHEEIALHKYLKHRNIVQYLGSVSENGYIKIFMEQVPGGSLSALLRSKWGPLKEATIIFYTRQILEGLRYLHENQIVHRDIKGDNVLVNTYSGVLKISDFGTSKRLAGVNPCTETFTGTLQYMAPEIIDKGPRGYGAPADIWSLGCTIIEMATGKPPFHELGEPQAAMFKVGMFKIHPEIPESLSPEAKSFILRCFEPDPHKRALASDLLKDTFVRHNAKGKKSKIAFKASDYIHVSLPVQLQCEAAGSSSSEHGSMSPDCDSKHDVFFHKKKSSGSENLLKPPNSNYLSVPDEGSVSEDRSGAPPSPEDRDGGLFLLKKDSERRAILFKVLNEDQEKVISNLKENYIQGSEELQLSVEHIKQIICILRDFIHSPERRVMAATISKLKLDLDFDSTSINQIQLVLFGFQDSVNKVLRNHHIKPHWMFAMDNIIRRAVQAAITILIPELQTHFGPASDCEGAEKEDEVDEEEADFGPVLASAEPGTPAEPAPHSAVPHPTHEHQRSHHHQMGAQLGRLKQETSRLLEELLHKEREYQQVLKATLQQRTQDLDLVRVRHRPPDISPPSIFHIPADHEPDKQLADWLKKEGADPETIDKFALEEYTLTDVLNEVTRDDLRCLRLRGGVLCRIWRAIQRHRERARPKEDERSEDEA; encoded by the exons ATGGAAGCCGGCCAGAGCGCGCAAGCGGCGGATTGCATGGCGGGCGAGCATTCGgccgctatgtgtatgctggagCGGGAGCGAGAGCGGGACCGGGAGCGGGCTGAGCTGTCCAGCCCCAGCCCGCCGGCCAAGCAGCGCTCCCTGCGGGTGGTTTACGTGCTGAACGACGGGCTGAAGGCGGTGATGGCGAGCAGCCCGGAGTCCGGCGCCCTGCAGTGTCTGCAGCGGGCGTGCGACGCCGAGAGCGCCCTGCTCACCACCGTCACCTTCGGCAGGCTCGACTTTGGGGAGACCTCCGTGCTGGACAGCTTTTACGACGCAG ACATTGCGGTGGTGGACATGAGCGACGTCTTCCGCCAGCCGTCCTTGTTCTACCACCTGGGCGTGAGGGAGAGCTTCGACATGGCCAACAACGTCATCTTGTACCACGACACCGACCCCGACACGGCGCAGTCGCTCAAG GATATGGTTGCTCAGAAGAACACA AAAGCAGTTGGTCCTTCGGCGCTAGGTTTCCCCTGGGTCCAGCTGCCTCCGGAATACAGAGGCTCTGGCCTGCGCAATCAA GCATCCAGCGGCAACTACTACTTCATCCCCTACATCGTGACGCCCAACCACGAGTACACCTGCTGTGAGAGCGACGCCCAGCGGAGGGCCAGCGAGTACATGCAGCCCAGCTGGGACAACCTCTTGGGGCCTCTGTGTGTCCCCCTAATGGACCGCTTCACCAGCCTGCTCAAGGACATACATGTCACATCCTG CGCCTCCTTTAAGGACACCTTGCTCAACGACATCCGGAAGGCCAGGGAGAAGTATCAAGGCGAGGAGCTGGCTAAGGAGCTCTCCCGCATCAAGCTCCGCATCGACAACACCGAAGTCCTCACGCAGGACATTGTCATGAATCTGCTCTTCTCTTACAGGGACATTCAG GACTACGATGCCATGGTCAAACTGGTGCAGACCTTGGAGATGCTGCCTACTTGTGACCTGGCGACACAGCCCATGATCCAGTTCCACTACGCCTTTGCGTTAAACAG GAGGAACAGTCCTGGGGACAGGGAGCAGGCCCTACGCGTGATGCTCCACGTCCTACAGTCGTGCGAACACCCGGCTCCTGACATGTTCTGCCTGTGCGGGCGAATATACAAGGATATTTTCCTGGACTCTGACTGCAAGGACACTAAGAACAGGGACAACGCTATACAGTG GTACAGGAAGGGCTTTGAGCTGCAGCCTACCCTCTACTCAGGAATTAACCTGGCCGTCCTCCTCATAGTCGCTGGCCAACAATTTGAGAGCTCCATGGAATTGAGGAAAATTG GTGTTAGGTTGAACAGTCTGTTGGGACGCAAAGGTTCCCTGGAGAAAATGAACAACTACTGGGATGTGGGCCAGTTCTTCACTGTTAGCATGCTGGCTAGCGACATCCCTAAAGCCACCCAAGCTGCTGAGAAGCTCTTTAAGCTGAAGCCACCTCTCTG GTACTTGCGTTCTGTGGTGCAGAACCTACAGCTGATCCAGAGGTTTAAAAAGCAGTTGGTGGAACATTCCCCCCAGAGGGACAGACTCAACTTCTGGATGGATATCATCGTGGAGGCCACACAGGGCACCACCAACCGACTGCGTTTTCCC GTGCTGATCCTGGAGCCCACTAAAGTGTACCAGCCTTCTTACGTGTCCATCAACAATGAGGCGGAAGAGAAGAACGTCTCCATCTGGCACGTGTCCCCTGCTGAAACG AAAGGCATACATGAATGGAACTTCACCGCCATGTCTATCAAAGGCATCAG CATCAGCAAGTTTGACGAACGTTGCTGCTTCCTCTATGTCCACGACAACTCTGATGACTTCCAGATTTATTTCTCCACCGAGGAGCAGTGTGCTCG GTTCTGCTCCATGGTGAAGGAGATGATATCAGATGGTACGGGTAACTCCGTGGAGTTGGAGGGCGAAGGAGACGGAGACACCTTGGAG TACGAGTACGACACGGACGAGACGGGCGACCGGGTAGTGCTCGGGCGAGGCACCTACGGAGTGGTGTACGCCGGGAGGGACGTCAGCAACCAGGTCCGAATTGCCATCAAGGAGATTCCGGAGCGAGACAGCAG GTACTCGCAACCTCTTCACGAAGAAATTGCCCTCCACAAGTACTTGAAGCACAGGAACATCGTTCAGTACTTGGGCTCCGTTTCCGAGAATGGATACATCAAGATCTTCATGGAGCAAGTCCCTGGAG GGAGCTTGTCAGCATTGCTGCGCTCCAAGTGGGGTCCGCTGAAGGAAGCCACCATCATCTTCTACACCCGGCAGATCCTGGAGGGCCTGCGCTACCTGCACGAGAACCAGATCGTCCACAGGGACATCAAG GGTGACAACGTGCTGGTCAACACCTACAGTGGCGTCCTGAAGATTTCAGACTTTGGTACCTCCAAGCGGCTGGCAGGAGTCAACCCCTGCACCGAGACCTTCACAG GCACTCTGCAGTACATGGCTCCGGAGATCATCGACAAGGGTCCCCGCGGTTACGGAGCCCCGGCCGATATCTGGTCGCTTGGATGCACCATCATCGAAATGGCAACCGGGAAACCTCCTTTCCATGAGCTGGGCGAGCCGCAAGCCGCCATGTTTAAG GTGGGCATGTTCAAAATCCACCCGGAGATCCCCGAGTCTTTGTCGCCGGAGGCGAAGTCGTTCATCCTGCGCTGCTTCGAGCCCGACCCCCACAAGCGAGCGCTGGCCTCCGACCTTCTGAAGGACACCTTTGTGCGACACAACGCCAAGGGCAAGAAGAGCAAGATCGCATTCAAGGCCTCAG ACTACATCCACGTTTCGCTGCCGGTGCAGCTCCAGTGCGAGGCCGCGGGGAGCAGCAGCAGTGAGCACGGTTCCATGAGTCCCGACTGCGACTCCAAACACGACGTCTTCTTCCACAAAAAGAAAAGCTCTGGCTCGGAGAACCTGCTCAAGCCGCCCAACTCCAACTACCTGAG cgttCCGGACGAGGGTTCGGTGTCGGAGGACCGCAGCGGGGCCCCGCCCTCACCGGAGGACAGGGACGGCGGCCTCTTCTTGCTCAAGAAGGATAGTGAGAGGAGAGCTATTTTGTTCAAGGTCCTCAACGAGGACCAGGAGAAGGTCATCTCCAACCTGAAGGAGAATTACATCCAG GGCAGCGAGGAGCTGCAACTGTCggtggagcacatcaagcagaTCATCTGCATCCTGCGAGACTTCATCCATTCCCCAGAGAGGCGCGTCATGGCGGCCACCATCTCCAAGCTCAAGTTGGACCTGGATTTTGACTCTACCTCCATCAACCAGATCCAGTTGGTGCTTTTCGGCTTCCAGGACTCA GTGAACAAGGTCTTGAGGAATCATCACATCAAACCTCACTGGATGTTCGCCATGGACAACATCATCCGCAGGGCTGTGCAGGCCGCCATCACTATTCTCATTCCAG AGCTTCAGACGCACTTCGGCCCAGCgtcggactgcgagggagcggagAAGGAGGATGAGGTggatgaggaggaggcagaCTTCGGTCCGGTGTTGGCCTCGGCTGAGCCCGGGACCCCCGCCGAGCCCGCGCCGCATTCGGCTGTGCCACACCCGACCCACGAGCACCAGCGCTCGCACCACCACCAGATGGGCGCGCAACTGGGCCGCCTCAAGCAAGAGACCAGCAG GCTTCTGGAGGAACTGTTGCACAAGGAGCGAGAGTACcagcaggtgctgaaagccacgCTGCAACAGCGCACCCAAGACCTGGACCTGGTCCGAGTCCGTCACAGACCACCAG ACATTTCTCCTCCCTCCATCTTCCACATTCCGGCGGACCACGAGCCGGACAAGCAACTCGCCGATTGGCTGAAGAAGGAGGGGGCGGACCCGGAGACTATCGATAAG TTTGCGCTGGAAGAATACACGCTGACTGACGTCCTGAACGAGGTCACCAGAGATGATTTACGCTGTCTCCGCCTCAG GGGCGGCGTCCTGTGCCGGATCTGGCGGGCTATCCAGAGGCACCGGGAGCGAGCGAGGCCGAAGGAAGACGAACGCTCGGAGGACGAAGCCTGA